Proteins co-encoded in one Cupriavidus nantongensis genomic window:
- the pssA gene encoding CDP-diacylglycerol--serine O-phosphatidyltransferase, whose product MVAFHRRNKRSGSGNVTHLRPFRHNQLRGADDDFDDEAVDDHDIAYQRPRRRGIYLLPNAFTTAALFAGFFAIVQAMNMRFDAAAIAIFAAMVLDGMDGRVARITNTQSAFGEQYDSLSDMTSFGVAPALVMYEWILHDLGKWGWIAAFVYCTCAALRLARFNANIGVIDKRFFQGLPSPAAAALVAGFVWLVIDNKLPVKELWMPWVAFGITLYAGLSMVSNAPFYSGKALDVRYRVPFGMMVLVLVLFVVVSTDPPVALFGLFVAYAISGYVLWAWRAIHGKPAIEKKPRE is encoded by the coding sequence ATGGTTGCCTTCCATCGACGTAACAAGCGCAGCGGCAGCGGCAACGTGACCCACCTGCGGCCGTTCCGCCACAACCAGCTGCGCGGCGCCGACGACGACTTCGACGACGAAGCCGTCGACGACCACGATATCGCCTACCAGCGTCCGCGCCGGCGCGGCATCTACCTGCTGCCCAACGCCTTCACCACGGCGGCGCTGTTTGCCGGCTTCTTCGCCATCGTGCAGGCGATGAACATGCGCTTCGACGCCGCCGCCATCGCCATCTTCGCGGCCATGGTGCTCGACGGCATGGACGGGCGCGTGGCCCGCATCACCAATACGCAGAGCGCGTTCGGCGAGCAGTATGACTCGCTCTCGGACATGACCTCGTTCGGCGTCGCGCCGGCGCTGGTGATGTACGAATGGATCCTGCATGACCTGGGCAAGTGGGGCTGGATCGCGGCGTTCGTCTACTGCACCTGTGCGGCGCTGCGGCTGGCGCGCTTCAACGCCAATATCGGCGTCATCGACAAGCGCTTCTTCCAGGGCCTGCCGAGCCCGGCCGCGGCGGCGCTGGTGGCCGGCTTCGTCTGGCTGGTGATCGACAACAAGCTGCCGGTCAAGGAACTGTGGATGCCGTGGGTGGCGTTCGGCATCACGCTGTACGCGGGGCTGTCGATGGTGTCCAACGCGCCGTTCTACAGCGGCAAGGCGCTCGACGTGCGCTACCGTGTGCCGTTCGGCATGATGGTGCTGGTCCTGGTGCTGTTCGTGGTGGTCTCGACCGATCCGCCGGTGGCGCTGTTCGGGCTGTTCGTGGCCTACGCGATTTCGGGCTACGTGCTGTGGGCCTGGCGGGCCATCCATGGCAAGCCGGCGATCGAGAAGAAGCCGCGCGAATAA
- the lysM gene encoding peptidoglycan-binding protein LysM has product MGMFDFIKEAGEKLFGTGEAKAAQAAAAADASAEKVDAANRAAGDAIEAYIRKMGLDATGLMVQVDGSQGLVTVFGVAPDQATREKIILCAGNVEGVDKVEDKMSVNVESAESQWHTVVKGDTLWAIAQAAYGNGAEYNKIFEANKPMLSHPDKIYPGQKLRIPPKG; this is encoded by the coding sequence ATGGGCATGTTCGACTTCATCAAGGAAGCGGGAGAAAAGCTGTTCGGCACCGGCGAGGCCAAGGCCGCGCAGGCAGCGGCCGCGGCGGATGCATCGGCGGAGAAGGTCGATGCCGCCAATCGCGCCGCGGGCGACGCGATCGAGGCGTATATCAGGAAGATGGGGCTGGACGCGACCGGGCTGATGGTGCAGGTCGACGGCTCGCAGGGTCTCGTCACCGTGTTCGGCGTGGCACCCGACCAGGCCACGCGCGAGAAGATCATCCTGTGCGCCGGCAATGTCGAGGGCGTCGACAAGGTCGAGGACAAGATGTCGGTCAACGTCGAGTCCGCCGAGTCGCAATGGCATACCGTGGTCAAGGGCGACACACTGTGGGCGATCGCGCAGGCCGCCTATGGCAACGGTGCCGAGTACAACAAGATCTTCGAAGCCAACAAGCCGATGCTGAGCCATCCGGACAAGATCTACCCGGGCCAGAAGCTGCGCATCCCGCCCAAGGGCTGA
- a CDS encoding 2-isopropylmalate synthase, producing MSDKLIIFDTTLRDGEQSPGASMTREEKIRIARQLERLKVDVIEAGFAASSNGDFEAIRSIAQVVKDSTICSLARANDKDIARAAEALKPANSFRIHTFIATSALHMEKKLRMTPDQVYEQARLAVRFARQFTDDIEFSPEDGSRSDMDFLCRVLEGVIAEGATTINLPDTVGYAVPEGYAALIRSVRERIPNSDKAVWSVHCHNDLGMAVANSLAAVKLGGARQIECTINGLGERAGNTSLEEVVMAVKTRRDYFNLDVGVDTTQIVPASKLVSQITGFAVQPNKAVVGANAFAHASGIHQDGVLKARDTYEIMRAEDVGWTANKIVLGKLSGRNAFKQRLQELGIELDSESEVNAAFARFKELADQKAEIFDEDIMAIVSNEAQHDANEHFRFISLSQRSETGERPHARVVFSMDGQEQSGEGEGNGPVDATLHAIESRVGSGAEMVLYSVNAITGGTEAQGEVTVRLSKAGRIVNGVGTDPDIVAASAKAYLAALNKLHDKAVQKINPQI from the coding sequence ATGTCTGACAAACTGATCATTTTCGACACCACCTTGCGTGACGGCGAGCAATCGCCCGGCGCCTCGATGACGCGCGAGGAAAAGATCCGCATCGCGCGCCAGCTGGAACGCCTGAAGGTCGACGTGATCGAGGCCGGTTTCGCCGCGAGCTCCAACGGCGACTTCGAGGCGATCCGCTCGATCGCGCAGGTGGTCAAGGACTCCACCATCTGCTCGCTGGCGCGCGCCAACGACAAGGACATCGCCCGCGCGGCGGAGGCACTCAAGCCTGCCAACTCGTTCCGCATCCACACCTTCATCGCCACCTCCGCGCTGCACATGGAGAAGAAGCTGCGCATGACGCCGGACCAGGTGTACGAGCAGGCGCGCCTGGCGGTGCGCTTTGCGCGCCAGTTCACCGACGATATCGAGTTCTCGCCGGAAGACGGCAGCCGCTCGGACATGGACTTCCTGTGCCGCGTGCTCGAAGGCGTGATCGCCGAGGGCGCCACCACCATCAACCTGCCCGATACCGTCGGCTACGCCGTGCCGGAAGGCTATGCCGCGCTGATCCGCTCGGTGCGCGAGCGCATTCCCAACTCGGACAAGGCGGTCTGGTCGGTGCACTGCCATAACGACCTCGGCATGGCCGTGGCCAACTCGCTGGCGGCGGTCAAGCTCGGCGGCGCGCGCCAGATCGAATGCACCATCAACGGCCTCGGCGAGCGTGCCGGCAACACCAGCCTGGAAGAAGTGGTGATGGCGGTGAAGACGCGCCGCGACTACTTCAACCTCGACGTCGGCGTCGATACCACGCAGATCGTGCCGGCTTCGAAGCTGGTGTCGCAGATCACCGGCTTCGCGGTGCAGCCGAACAAGGCCGTGGTCGGCGCCAATGCCTTCGCGCATGCCTCGGGCATCCACCAGGATGGCGTGCTCAAGGCGCGCGACACCTACGAGATCATGCGCGCGGAAGACGTGGGCTGGACCGCCAACAAGATCGTGCTGGGCAAGCTGTCGGGCCGCAACGCCTTCAAGCAGCGCCTGCAGGAGCTGGGCATCGAGCTCGACAGCGAGAGCGAGGTCAACGCCGCCTTTGCCCGCTTCAAGGAGCTGGCCGACCAGAAGGCCGAGATCTTCGACGAAGACATCATGGCCATCGTCTCGAACGAGGCCCAGCACGATGCCAACGAACACTTCCGCTTTATCTCGCTGTCGCAGCGCTCCGAGACCGGCGAGCGTCCGCACGCGCGCGTGGTGTTCAGCATGGACGGCCAGGAGCAGAGCGGCGAGGGCGAGGGCAACGGCCCGGTCGACGCCACCCTGCATGCGATCGAGTCGCGCGTGGGCAGCGGCGCCGAGATGGTGCTGTATTCGGTCAACGCCATCACCGGCGGCACCGAGGCCCAGGGCGAAGTGACCGTGCGCCTGTCCAAGGCCGGCCGCATCGTCAACGGCGTGGGCACCGACCCGGATATCGTCGCGGCCTCGGCCAAGGCCTACCTTGCCGCGCTGAACAAGCTGCACGACAAGGCCGTGCAGAAGATCAACCCGCAGATCTGA
- a CDS encoding branched-chain amino acid ABC transporter substrate-binding protein, with amino-acid sequence MTVAARWRGWLGGLLLAAAAGASAQEPIRLGMIDGLSGPFANAGEAVARNLRLAIERINARGGVKTAEGARPLELVTFDSKGNVDESLIQLRALTDKRIPFVLQGNSSAVAGALVAAINRHNARQPDARVLFLNYSAVDPSLTNENCSFWHFRFDASADMRMQALTEVIRQDQAVRRVYLIDQDYSFGHQVARSAREMLAARRPDIQIVGDEFHPIGKIKDFAPYIAKIKASGADAVITGNWGNDLTLMVKAAREGGLRAKFYTFYGNGLGAPAAMGDAGVGRVLAVAEWHPNVGGAASDAFYQEFRARYPEPKDDYVHLRMQMMVEMLARAITQAGSTDAVKVARALEHMRYVNDFHEATVRADDHQVLQPLYVSVMERQGGAVRFDNEGSGYGFRTVRKLKAAQTTLPTTCRMERP; translated from the coding sequence ATGACGGTTGCGGCACGGTGGCGGGGATGGCTGGGCGGGTTGTTGCTGGCGGCAGCGGCGGGCGCGTCGGCGCAGGAGCCGATCCGGCTGGGCATGATCGACGGCCTGTCCGGCCCGTTCGCCAATGCCGGCGAAGCGGTGGCGCGCAACCTGCGCCTGGCGATCGAGCGCATCAATGCGCGCGGCGGCGTCAAGACCGCCGAAGGCGCGCGCCCGCTCGAGCTGGTCACCTTCGACAGCAAGGGCAATGTCGATGAAAGCCTGATCCAGCTGCGCGCGCTGACCGACAAGCGCATCCCCTTTGTCTTGCAGGGCAACAGCTCGGCGGTGGCCGGGGCGCTGGTGGCGGCCATCAACCGCCATAACGCGCGCCAGCCGGATGCGCGCGTGCTGTTCCTGAACTACTCGGCGGTCGATCCCAGCCTGACCAATGAGAACTGCAGCTTCTGGCATTTCCGCTTCGATGCCAGCGCCGACATGCGCATGCAGGCGCTGACCGAGGTCATCCGCCAGGACCAGGCGGTGCGCCGCGTCTATCTGATCGACCAGGACTACAGCTTCGGCCACCAGGTGGCGCGCTCGGCGCGCGAGATGCTGGCGGCGCGCCGGCCCGATATCCAGATCGTCGGCGACGAGTTCCACCCGATCGGCAAGATCAAGGACTTCGCGCCGTATATCGCCAAGATCAAGGCTAGTGGCGCCGATGCGGTCATCACCGGCAACTGGGGCAACGACCTGACGCTGATGGTCAAGGCCGCGCGCGAGGGCGGGCTGCGGGCCAAGTTCTACACCTTCTACGGAAATGGCCTGGGCGCGCCGGCGGCGATGGGCGATGCCGGGGTCGGGCGCGTGCTGGCGGTGGCCGAATGGCATCCCAATGTGGGCGGGGCGGCATCCGACGCGTTCTACCAGGAATTCCGCGCGCGCTATCCGGAGCCGAAGGACGACTACGTCCACCTGCGCATGCAGATGATGGTCGAGATGCTGGCGCGCGCGATCACGCAGGCCGGCTCCACCGACGCGGTCAAGGTGGCGCGCGCGCTCGAGCACATGCGCTACGTCAACGACTTCCACGAAGCCACGGTGCGGGCCGACGACCACCAGGTGCTGCAGCCGCTGTACGTATCGGTGATGGAGCGCCAGGGCGGCGCGGTGCGCTTCGACAACGAGGGCTCGGGCTATGGCTTCCGCACCGTGCGCAAGCTCAAGGCGGCGCAGACCACGCTGCCGACCACCTGCCGGATGGAGCGTCCGTGA
- the rpsO gene encoding 30S ribosomal protein S15 produces the protein MAVADINKSEVIKQFARGANDTGSPEVQVALLTTRINELTPHFKANMKDHHSRRGLLRMVSRRRRLLDYLKSNDADRYRALIEKLGLRK, from the coding sequence ATGGCAGTCGCCGATATCAACAAGTCCGAAGTCATCAAGCAATTCGCACGTGGCGCCAACGACACTGGCAGCCCCGAAGTGCAAGTGGCCCTGCTGACCACCCGCATCAACGAACTGACCCCGCACTTCAAGGCCAACATGAAGGACCACCACAGCCGCCGCGGTCTGCTGCGCATGGTGAGCCGCCGTCGCCGCCTGCTGGACTACCTCAAGTCCAACGATGCCGACCGCTACCGCGCCCTGATCGAAAAGCTGGGCCTGCGCAAGTAA
- the pnp gene encoding polyribonucleotide nucleotidyltransferase: MSMFNKVVKEFQWGQHTVRMETGEIARQAGGAVLVDVEDTVVLATVVAAKNPKPGQDFFPLTVDYIEKTYAAGKIPGGFFKREGRPSENETLTSRLIDRPLRPLFPEGFYNEVQVVVHVVSLNPEVPADIPALIGASAALAVSGIPFSGPVGAARVGYKDGQYLLNPTRSQIATSDLDLVVAGTERAVLMVESEANQLSEDVMLGAVVYGHEQMQTAINAIHELVREGGKPEWDWAQAAKNEPLIAKVTEVALPLLQEAYQLRQKSARSQKLKEVSANVAAALAEAGVEADKVEVGNIMFDLEAKIVRGQILNGEPRIDGRDTRTVRPIEIRSSVLPRAHGSALFTRGETQALVVATLGTKSDEQIIDALAGEYRDRFMLHYNMPPFATGETGRVGSPKRREIGHGRLAKRALIPVLPKDDEFAYTIRLVSEITESNGSSSMASVCGGCLALMDAGVPVKAHVAGVAMGLILEGNKFAVLTDILGDEDHLGDMDFKVAGTDSGITALQMDIKVQGITKEIMQVALAQAKEGRLHILSNMQEAMGHARTELSAHAPRMITMKIHPDKIREVIGKGGSTIQALTKETGTTIDIQEDGTITIASTSTEGMAEAKRRIEGITAEAEVGKIYAGTVLKLLDFGAIVNILPGKDGLLHISEIVNERVKDIKDWLKEGQQVRVKLIQADEKGRLRLSLKAALAEEGGSISPINAGESAAPAAPAGGSEQQ; this comes from the coding sequence ATGTCCATGTTCAACAAGGTCGTCAAGGAATTCCAGTGGGGCCAGCACACGGTCCGCATGGAAACCGGCGAAATCGCCCGCCAGGCCGGCGGTGCCGTGCTGGTCGATGTGGAAGACACCGTGGTGCTGGCGACCGTGGTCGCCGCCAAGAACCCGAAGCCGGGCCAGGACTTCTTCCCGCTGACGGTCGACTACATCGAGAAGACCTACGCCGCCGGCAAGATCCCCGGCGGCTTCTTCAAGCGTGAAGGCCGTCCGTCGGAAAACGAGACCCTGACCTCGCGCCTGATCGATCGTCCGCTGCGTCCGCTGTTCCCGGAAGGCTTCTACAACGAAGTCCAGGTGGTGGTGCACGTGGTGTCGCTGAACCCGGAAGTCCCCGCCGACATCCCGGCGCTGATCGGCGCCTCGGCCGCGCTGGCCGTGTCGGGCATCCCGTTCAGCGGCCCGGTCGGCGCCGCGCGCGTCGGCTACAAGGACGGCCAGTACCTGCTGAACCCGACCCGCTCGCAGATCGCCACCTCGGACCTCGACCTGGTGGTCGCCGGCACCGAGCGCGCCGTGCTGATGGTCGAATCGGAAGCCAACCAGCTGTCGGAAGACGTGATGCTGGGCGCCGTGGTCTATGGCCACGAGCAGATGCAGACCGCCATCAATGCCATCCATGAACTGGTGCGCGAAGGCGGCAAGCCGGAGTGGGACTGGGCCCAGGCGGCCAAGAACGAGCCGCTGATCGCCAAGGTCACCGAAGTCGCGCTGCCGCTGCTGCAGGAAGCCTACCAGCTGCGCCAGAAGTCGGCGCGCAGCCAGAAGCTGAAGGAAGTGTCGGCCAACGTCGCCGCGGCGCTGGCCGAGGCCGGCGTCGAAGCCGACAAGGTGGAAGTCGGCAATATCATGTTCGACCTGGAAGCGAAGATCGTGCGCGGCCAGATCCTGAACGGCGAGCCGCGCATCGACGGCCGCGACACCCGCACCGTGCGCCCGATCGAGATCCGTTCGTCGGTGCTGCCGCGCGCGCACGGCTCGGCGCTGTTCACCCGCGGCGAGACCCAGGCGCTGGTGGTGGCCACGCTGGGCACCAAGAGCGACGAGCAGATCATCGACGCGCTCGCCGGCGAGTACCGCGACCGCTTCATGCTCCACTACAACATGCCCCCGTTCGCCACCGGCGAGACCGGCCGCGTGGGCAGCCCCAAGCGCCGCGAAATCGGCCATGGCCGCCTGGCCAAGCGCGCGCTGATCCCGGTGCTGCCGAAGGACGACGAATTCGCCTACACCATCCGCCTGGTTTCGGAAATCACCGAGTCCAACGGCTCGTCGTCGATGGCTTCGGTCTGCGGCGGCTGCCTGGCGCTGATGGACGCCGGCGTTCCGGTCAAGGCGCACGTGGCCGGCGTGGCCATGGGCCTGATCCTGGAAGGCAACAAGTTCGCGGTGCTGACCGATATCCTGGGCGATGAAGACCACCTGGGCGACATGGACTTCAAGGTGGCCGGCACCGACAGCGGCATCACCGCGCTGCAGATGGACATCAAGGTCCAGGGCATCACCAAGGAGATCATGCAGGTCGCGCTGGCGCAGGCCAAGGAGGGCCGCTTGCATATCCTGTCGAACATGCAGGAAGCGATGGGCCACGCCCGCACCGAGCTGTCGGCACACGCCCCGCGCATGATCACCATGAAGATCCACCCGGACAAGATCCGCGAAGTGATCGGCAAGGGCGGTTCGACCATCCAGGCGCTGACCAAGGAAACCGGCACCACCATCGACATCCAGGAAGACGGCACCATCACCATCGCCTCGACCTCGACCGAAGGCATGGCCGAAGCCAAGCGCCGCATCGAGGGCATCACCGCGGAAGCCGAAGTGGGCAAGATCTACGCCGGCACCGTGCTGAAGCTGCTCGACTTCGGCGCCATCGTCAACATCCTGCCGGGCAAGGACGGCCTGCTGCATATCTCGGAAATCGTCAACGAGCGTGTCAAGGACATCAAGGACTGGCTGAAGGAAGGCCAGCAGGTCCGCGTCAAGCTGATCCAGGCCGACGAGAAGGGCCGCCTGCGCCTGTCGCTGAAGGCCGCGCTGGCGGAAGAGGGCGGCAGCATCAGCCCGATCAACGCCGGCGAAAGCGCCGCGCCGGCAGCGCCGGCCGGTGGCTCGGAACAGCAGTAA
- a CDS encoding NAD(P)H-quinone oxidoreductase: MQAIEIREYGAPEVLQLTERPDPVPGAGEVLIRVAAAGVNRPDVFQRTGNYPVPPGASDLPGLEVAGVVVGGDLGHADNRFGLKAGDRVCALVQGGGYAQLCTAPLAQVLPAPQGLSDIEAAALPETFFTVWSNVFDRGYLGQGPRGKDETLLIQGGSSGIGTTAIQIAKALGFKVFVTAGTDDKCKACEDLGADRAINYKTQDFVAEVAALTGGKGVDVILDMVAGPYLARELKCIADDGRIVIIALLGGAKAEIPLGDILRRRITVTGSTLRPRPASFKGKIAAALHEQVWPLLAAGKIKPVIHQVFPAAQAADAHRLMESSEHIGKIVLTW; encoded by the coding sequence ATGCAAGCCATCGAGATCCGCGAATACGGCGCCCCCGAAGTCCTCCAGCTGACCGAGCGCCCCGACCCTGTGCCGGGCGCGGGGGAAGTCCTGATCCGCGTGGCTGCCGCCGGCGTCAACCGTCCCGACGTGTTCCAGCGCACCGGCAACTACCCCGTGCCGCCGGGCGCGTCCGACCTGCCCGGGCTGGAAGTGGCGGGCGTGGTGGTGGGCGGCGACCTCGGCCATGCCGACAACCGCTTCGGCCTGAAGGCGGGCGACCGCGTTTGCGCGCTGGTGCAGGGCGGCGGCTACGCGCAGCTGTGCACCGCGCCGCTGGCGCAGGTCCTGCCCGCGCCGCAGGGCCTGAGCGATATCGAGGCCGCGGCGCTGCCGGAGACCTTCTTCACGGTGTGGAGCAATGTGTTCGATCGCGGCTACCTGGGCCAGGGCCCGCGCGGCAAGGACGAAACCCTGCTGATCCAGGGCGGCTCCAGCGGCATCGGCACCACCGCGATCCAGATCGCCAAGGCGCTGGGCTTCAAGGTCTTCGTCACCGCCGGTACCGACGACAAGTGCAAGGCCTGCGAAGACCTCGGCGCCGATCGCGCCATCAACTACAAGACTCAGGACTTCGTTGCCGAAGTTGCTGCGCTGACCGGCGGCAAGGGCGTCGACGTGATCCTCGACATGGTCGCCGGCCCGTACCTGGCGCGCGAGCTCAAGTGCATCGCCGACGATGGCCGCATCGTCATCATTGCGCTGCTGGGCGGCGCCAAGGCCGAGATTCCGCTGGGCGACATCCTGCGCCGACGCATCACGGTGACCGGCTCGACGCTGCGTCCGCGCCCGGCGTCGTTCAAGGGCAAGATCGCCGCGGCGCTGCACGAGCAGGTGTGGCCGCTGCTGGCGGCAGGCAAGATCAAGCCGGTGATCCACCAGGTGTTCCCGGCCGCGCAGGCGGCCGACGCGCACCGGCTGATGGAGTCGAGCGAGCATATCGGCAAGATCGTGCTGACCTGGTAA
- the tpiA gene encoding triose-phosphate isomerase: MRHKLVIGNWKMHGSLAANAALLEGIQAGAGVTGATLAVCAPFPYLAQCQALLNGSKVAWGAQDVSAEARGAFTGEVAASMLGEFGCTYVLVGHSERRTYHGETDQAVAAKALRALEFGIVPVVCVGETLAQREAGETEAVVGRQLQAVLEALTVEQLGRVVLAYEPVWAIGTGKTATSAQAQAVHAFLRGQVAARDAGVAGRMAILYGGSVKPDNAAELFSMTDIDGGLIGGASLKSEDFLAIGNA, from the coding sequence GTGAGACACAAGCTCGTCATCGGCAATTGGAAGATGCACGGCAGCCTGGCTGCCAACGCGGCACTGCTGGAAGGCATTCAGGCTGGCGCTGGTGTGACCGGCGCGACGCTGGCGGTCTGCGCGCCGTTCCCCTATCTTGCACAATGCCAGGCGCTGCTGAACGGCTCCAAGGTGGCCTGGGGTGCACAAGACGTGTCGGCGGAGGCGCGCGGCGCCTTCACCGGCGAAGTGGCGGCTTCCATGCTGGGCGAGTTCGGCTGCACCTATGTGCTGGTCGGCCACTCCGAGCGCCGTACCTACCATGGCGAGACCGACCAGGCGGTCGCGGCCAAGGCGCTGCGGGCGCTCGAGTTCGGCATCGTCCCAGTGGTGTGCGTGGGCGAGACCCTGGCCCAGCGCGAGGCTGGCGAGACCGAGGCCGTGGTCGGCCGGCAGCTGCAGGCGGTGCTGGAGGCGCTGACGGTGGAGCAGCTGGGCCGCGTGGTGCTGGCCTATGAGCCGGTGTGGGCCATCGGCACCGGCAAGACCGCCACCAGCGCGCAGGCGCAGGCGGTGCATGCCTTCCTGCGCGGCCAGGTTGCCGCGCGCGATGCGGGCGTGGCCGGGCGCATGGCGATCCTGTACGGCGGCAGCGTCAAGCCCGACAATGCGGCCGAACTGTTTTCGATGACCGATATCGACGGGGGCCTGATCGGCGGCGCCTCGCTCAAGTCGGAAGATTTTCTCGCGATCGGCAACGCCTGA
- the secG gene encoding preprotein translocase subunit SecG encodes MAIFKTLLVVLQVLSALGVIGLVLIQHGKGADVGAAFGSGASGSLFGATGSANFLSRTTAVLATLFFVCTLALTLLGNYKPAASLGVMGAAPASAPAVAGASAPAAAAPAAAADASAPAAPAVPK; translated from the coding sequence ATGGCAATCTTCAAGACTTTGTTGGTGGTGCTGCAGGTGTTGTCGGCGCTGGGCGTAATCGGCCTGGTGCTGATCCAGCATGGCAAGGGCGCCGATGTGGGCGCGGCCTTCGGCTCGGGCGCCTCCGGCAGCCTGTTCGGCGCCACCGGCTCGGCCAACTTCCTGTCGCGCACCACCGCCGTGCTGGCTACGCTGTTCTTCGTCTGCACGCTGGCGCTGACGCTGCTGGGCAATTACAAGCCCGCGGCGTCGCTGGGCGTGATGGGCGCGGCGCCGGCATCGGCGCCCGCCGTGGCCGGTGCTTCGGCACCCGCCGCAGCAGCCCCGGCCGCTGCCGCGGACGCTTCGGCGCCGGCAGCCCCTGCGGTACCGAAATAA
- a CDS encoding NADH-quinone oxidoreductase subunit A produces MNLEAYFPVLIFIIFGVVLGVALMSIGRILGPNKPDPAKLSPYECGFEAFEDARMKFDVRYYLIAILFILFDLETAFLFPWGVALKDIGWPGFIAMGVFLLEFIVGFVYIWKKGALDWE; encoded by the coding sequence TTGAATCTCGAAGCCTACTTCCCCGTTCTCATCTTCATCATCTTCGGTGTCGTGCTTGGCGTGGCACTGATGTCGATCGGTCGGATCCTCGGTCCGAACAAGCCCGATCCCGCGAAGCTGTCTCCGTACGAGTGCGGCTTCGAAGCGTTCGAGGACGCGCGCATGAAGTTCGACGTGCGCTACTACCTCATCGCCATCCTGTTTATCCTGTTCGATCTCGAAACCGCCTTCCTGTTTCCGTGGGGTGTTGCCCTGAAGGATATCGGCTGGCCGGGTTTCATCGCCATGGGCGTGTTTCTGCTGGAATTCATCGTGGGCTTCGTCTACATCTGGAAAAAGGGCGCGCTCGATTGGGAGTGA
- a CDS encoding NuoB/complex I 20 kDa subunit family protein, which yields MAIEGVLNEGFVTTTADKLINWTRTGSLWPMTFGLACCAVEMMHAGAARYDMDRFGVIFRPSPRQSDVMIVAGTLCNKMAPALRKVYDQMAEPRWVISMGSCANGGGYYHYSYSVVRGCDRIVPVDIYVPGCPPTAEALIYGVIQLQNKIKRTNTIARKG from the coding sequence ATGGCAATCGAAGGCGTTCTCAACGAAGGCTTCGTCACGACTACCGCTGACAAGCTGATCAACTGGACCCGCACCGGGTCGCTGTGGCCGATGACCTTCGGCCTGGCCTGCTGTGCCGTGGAAATGATGCATGCCGGCGCCGCGCGCTACGACATGGACCGCTTCGGCGTGATCTTCCGCCCGTCGCCGCGCCAGTCGGACGTGATGATCGTGGCCGGCACGCTGTGCAACAAGATGGCCCCCGCGCTGCGCAAGGTCTACGACCAGATGGCGGAACCGCGCTGGGTGATCTCGATGGGCTCGTGCGCCAACGGCGGCGGCTACTACCACTATTCATATTCGGTGGTGCGCGGCTGCGACCGCATCGTGCCGGTGGATATCTACGTGCCGGGCTGCCCGCCGACGGCCGAGGCGCTGATCTACGGCGTGATCCAGCTGCAGAACAAGATCAAGCGTACCAACACCATCGCGCGCAAGGGCTGA
- a CDS encoding NADH-quinone oxidoreductase subunit C yields MAKLDTLKAALEKVLGKRVQKLVEATGELTLVVKADDYLEVAQMLRDDPSLRFEQLIDLCGVDYSEYGDGAWDGLRFAAVSQLLSVTHNWRLRLRAFASDDDFPVLPSLINVWNSVNWFEREAFDFYGIVFDGHPDLRRILTDYGFVGHPFRKDFPVSGFVEMRYDPEQKRVIYQPVTIEPRELTPRVIREDKYGGVEY; encoded by the coding sequence ATGGCGAAGCTCGATACCCTGAAGGCCGCGCTCGAGAAAGTTCTCGGCAAGCGTGTGCAGAAACTGGTCGAGGCGACCGGCGAACTGACGCTGGTGGTCAAGGCCGACGACTACCTCGAAGTCGCGCAGATGCTGCGCGACGATCCGTCGCTGCGCTTCGAGCAGCTGATCGACCTGTGCGGCGTGGATTATTCCGAGTACGGCGACGGCGCCTGGGACGGCCTGCGCTTTGCCGCGGTGTCGCAGCTGCTGTCGGTCACGCACAACTGGCGCCTGCGCCTGCGCGCGTTCGCCAGCGACGATGATTTCCCGGTGCTGCCGTCGCTGATCAACGTGTGGAACTCGGTCAACTGGTTCGAGCGCGAAGCCTTCGATTTCTACGGCATCGTGTTCGACGGCCATCCGGACCTGCGCCGCATCCTGACCGACTACGGTTTCGTCGGCCATCCGTTCCGCAAGGACTTCCCGGTTTCCGGCTTTGTCGAGATGCGCTACGACCCCGAGCAGAAGCGGGTCATCTACCAGCCGGTCACGATCGAGCCGCGCGAACTCACGCCGCGCGTGATCCGCGAGGACAAGTACGGCGGCGTGGAGTACTGA